A single Plasmodium vivax scf_6704 genomic scaffold, whole genome shotgun sequence DNA region contains:
- a CDS encoding variable surface protein Vir4, putative (encoded by transcript PVX_021680A), protein MVEQELFGSIISSLESASNELFSGTFYANLNNYEKLRLYYPDCTALDAKYSGIKYQKLRILCAQLVKYLKTTHTTFKREENKYDPCILLNYWFYSKLVSILDTEDKNVIVPALGILEGIWNDAVYNKSDKSLYNKCIPEGRIAAQNDWKKRKELYEYCVNYDTIEKTIPFFVQTCPKYWSYVESHTSLFEYFKTLCTKQNDQCPNFYDQCQKYDPKHVLPTFVCNEQMMKKKAENTAANARSTLPAGMPAGQEASSGMSNSSDISSGGLQSPHNGTHPAKKTGDILLGVVATSLASGALYRFTPLGNMLRNGFGRNNNNMRNMHGGEYALFDYASESFNPYAGGGEEHYIGYHPA, encoded by the exons atggTTGAGCAAGAACTTTTTGGAAGTATAATC AGTTCTCTTGAATCTGCTTCAAACGAATTATTTTCTGGAACATTTTATGCTAATttgaataattatgaaaaattaagacTATACTATCCAGATTGTACTGCCTTAGATGCTAAATACAGTGGTATTAAATACCAAAAACTTAGAATACTATGTGCACAgcttgtaaaatatttaaaaactaCACATACTACATTCAAAAgagaggaaaataaatatgatcCTTGTATCCTTTTGAATTATTGGTTTTACAGTAAATTAGTGAGTATTCTTGATActgaagataaaaatgttattgtCCCTGCTTTGGGTATTCTCGAAGGAATATGGAATGATGCCGTTTATAACAAATCAGATAAGTCACtctataataaatgtattcCTGAAGGTAGAATTGCGGCTCAGAATgactggaaaaaaagaaaggaattGTATGAATATTGTGTGAATTATGATACTATTGAAAAAactattccattttttgtacaaaCCTGCCCAAAATATTGGTCGTACGTTGAATCTCACACTTCTCtatttgaatattttaagaCACTTTGTACTAAGCAAAATGATCAGTGTCCAAATTTCTATGATCAATGCCAGAAATATGATCCTAAACATGTTTTACCCACTTTTGTTTGTAATGAACAGATGATGAAAAAGAAAGCTGAAAACACTGCTGCAAATGCTAGATCAACATTACCAGCAGGTATGCCTGCAGGTCAAGAAGCAAGTTCTGGAATGTCTAACAGTTCAGATATTTCTTCAGGCGGTTTACAGAGTCCACATAACGGTACTCACCCAGCTAAAAAAACTGGTGACATACTTCTGGGAGTAGTTGCGACTTCTCTAGCTTCTGGAGCTTTATATAGG tttACACCCTTAGGAAATATGTTACGCAATGGATTTGGAAggaacaataataatatgagAAATATGCATGGAGGCGAATATGCATTATTTGATTATGCATCAGAATCCTTTAATCCATATGCAGGGGGAGGTGAAGAACATTATATTGGTTACCACCCTGCTTAA